From Streptomyces sp. GSL17-111, one genomic window encodes:
- a CDS encoding EsaB/YukD family protein — MVSVADQRTGLSRVTLVGERRRVDMVLPAEEPIGELLPDVLRLLGDKAADRPALRRLVTPGGAVLAQDDTLASAGVADGAVLRLVRQQETPAAPVVHDVTDEAADDLDVRGWRWGDRTRTWTAGTAHVLLGLVAAVCARLWLGADAVGPWLLAAAGAASAIGAVAARLGGRELGTALLVLGGALGAYGSWTVTDGAAVRLAALGGVLALSLVLLGVCAGAGRGALVGAGAVAVVVGGWELALAVTDAAGAGLILGLASVLALGHLPRLALMGAGLTRLDDQRAGGASVSRHRVDAALAATHRGLALATVVTGLSAAAGGWLAVSGPQATAWEVTATALFAVVLLSRSRAYPLAVEVVALLAAGTALAVRLFALWGGAATAAPLAALAAVALVPLAVLVLRPPDHVRVRLRRTANLVESVSVVVLIPVVIGAFGVYGRLLNTF, encoded by the coding sequence GTGGTGAGCGTGGCGGACCAGCGCACCGGCCTCAGCCGGGTGACGCTCGTGGGCGAGCGGCGGCGCGTCGACATGGTGCTGCCCGCCGAGGAGCCGATCGGCGAACTCCTCCCGGACGTCCTGCGCCTCCTCGGCGACAAGGCGGCCGACCGGCCCGCGCTGCGCCGCCTGGTCACCCCCGGCGGCGCCGTCCTGGCCCAGGACGACACGCTGGCCTCCGCCGGTGTCGCCGATGGCGCGGTGCTGCGCCTGGTGCGGCAGCAGGAGACGCCCGCCGCCCCCGTCGTCCACGACGTGACGGACGAGGCCGCCGACGACCTGGACGTGCGCGGCTGGCGCTGGGGCGACCGCACCCGGACGTGGACGGCGGGGACGGCCCACGTCCTCCTCGGCCTCGTCGCCGCCGTCTGCGCCCGGCTCTGGCTCGGCGCCGACGCCGTGGGGCCGTGGCTGCTGGCCGCAGCGGGAGCGGCGTCCGCGATCGGCGCGGTGGCCGCCCGGCTGGGCGGCCGGGAGCTGGGCACCGCCCTCCTCGTACTCGGCGGCGCCCTCGGCGCCTACGGCTCCTGGACGGTGACCGACGGCGCCGCCGTCCGGCTCGCCGCCCTCGGCGGGGTCCTCGCCCTCTCCCTCGTCCTGCTCGGCGTGTGCGCGGGCGCCGGCCGGGGCGCCCTGGTGGGCGCCGGAGCGGTGGCCGTCGTCGTCGGCGGCTGGGAGCTGGCCCTCGCGGTGACGGACGCCGCCGGGGCCGGGCTGATCCTCGGCCTCGCCTCCGTCCTCGCCCTCGGCCACCTGCCGCGCCTCGCGCTCATGGGCGCGGGCCTGACCCGGCTGGACGACCAGCGCGCGGGCGGCGCGTCGGTGAGTCGGCACCGGGTGGACGCCGCCCTGGCCGCCACCCACCGGGGCCTGGCGCTGGCCACCGTGGTGACCGGCCTCTCCGCCGCCGCCGGGGGCTGGCTCGCCGTGAGCGGCCCGCAGGCCACGGCCTGGGAGGTCACGGCCACCGCGCTCTTCGCGGTCGTCCTGCTCTCCCGCTCCCGCGCCTACCCGCTCGCCGTCGAGGTCGTCGCCCTGCTGGCCGCCGGGACGGCCCTGGCGGTGCGGCTGTTCGCGCTGTGGGGCGGGGCCGCGACGGCCGCCCCGCTGGCGGCCCTGGCGGCGGTGGCCCTGGTGCCGCTGGCCGTCCTCGTCCTGCGGCCCCCGGACCACGTCCGGGTCCGGCTGCGGCGGACGGCGAACCTGGTCGAGTCGGTCAGCGTCGTGGTGCTGATCCCCGTCGTGATCGGTGCATTCGGCGTCTACGGCCGACTGCTGAACACCTTCTGA
- a CDS encoding metal-dependent hydrolase has protein sequence MRQPAAPDAAAAPDEPDGLVLQPRDVTFDWAGLPMHWIPGEPLATHVVNVLHLLLPEGERWFVRTFQEALPLITDDELREQVLGFIGQEALHADAHEGVLDHLHAQGLDPGPYLRHVEFVFQRVLGERPGLPPHRARAYLTERVALIAGIEHVTAFLGDWVLNARGLDRAGADPTMLDLLRWHGAEEVEHRSVAYDLLCHLDPGYVRRTRAMLIAGPVLVKLWISGTRFLMAADPELPARARPSWRAYTAAARRGLLPDPRRAARSAGRYFKPRYHPTHEGSTRQAVAYLGTSPAARAAAH, from the coding sequence ATGCGCCAGCCCGCCGCGCCCGACGCCGCAGCCGCCCCCGACGAGCCCGACGGCCTCGTGCTCCAGCCCCGCGACGTCACCTTCGACTGGGCCGGTCTCCCGATGCACTGGATCCCCGGCGAGCCCCTGGCCACCCACGTCGTCAACGTCCTGCACCTCCTGCTCCCCGAGGGCGAACGCTGGTTCGTCCGCACCTTCCAGGAGGCGCTGCCGCTGATCACCGACGACGAACTGCGCGAACAGGTCCTCGGCTTCATCGGCCAGGAGGCCCTGCACGCCGACGCCCACGAGGGCGTCCTCGACCACCTGCACGCCCAGGGCCTCGACCCCGGCCCCTACCTGCGGCACGTCGAGTTCGTCTTCCAGCGGGTGCTGGGCGAACGCCCCGGGCTGCCGCCGCACCGCGCCCGCGCCTACCTGACCGAACGCGTCGCCCTCATCGCGGGCATCGAGCACGTCACCGCCTTCCTCGGCGACTGGGTCCTGAACGCGCGCGGCCTCGACCGGGCCGGCGCCGACCCCACCATGCTCGACCTGCTGCGCTGGCACGGCGCCGAGGAGGTCGAACACCGCAGCGTCGCCTACGACCTGCTGTGCCACCTCGACCCCGGCTACGTCCGCCGCACCCGCGCCATGCTCATCGCCGGGCCCGTCCTGGTGAAGCTCTGGATCAGCGGCACCCGGTTCCTCATGGCGGCCGACCCCGAGCTGCCCGCCCGCGCCCGGCCCAGCTGGCGCGCCTACACCGCCGCCGCCCGGCGCGGGCTCCTCCCCGACCCGCGACGGGCCGCCCGCTCGGCGGGCCGGTACTTCAAGCCCCGCTACCACCCCACCCACGAGGGCTCCACCCGGCAGGCCGTCGCCTACCTCGGGACGTCCCCGGCCGCCCGCGCCGCCGCCCACTGA
- a CDS encoding PDR/VanB family oxidoreductase: MRSRPDTPPPAALSGRPRPDRFLRFLDAFTDRYLALATRTDPTGRHPAASRPPLRLTVTARQMVADDVVAVRLTAADGAPLPPWRPGAHLDLRLPSGRTRQYSLCGDPAERHSYRIAVRRLPEGGGGSVEVHATLTPGARVTVAGPRNAFPFAAEDRVLLLAGGIGITPILPMAREAARRGLDWRLVHCGRTRASLPFADELAALDARHPGRVHVRTDDEHGPPDAARLLADAPPGAAVYCCGPGPLLDAVRAAFDACPAGALHAERFAAPPVVDGRPFSLRLRRSGTVLPVPADRTALDVLRANDPATASSCRQGFCGVCRVRVLAGPVEHRDRRLTPAERADGDMLVCVSRAPEGACLELDL, translated from the coding sequence ATGCGCAGCCGCCCCGACACCCCGCCCCCGGCCGCCCTCTCCGGGCGCCCCCGCCCGGACCGCTTCCTGCGGTTCCTCGACGCCTTCACCGACCGCTACCTCGCGCTCGCCACCCGCACCGACCCCACCGGCCGGCACCCCGCCGCGTCCCGCCCGCCGCTGCGGCTGACGGTGACGGCCCGCCAGATGGTGGCCGACGACGTCGTCGCCGTGCGCCTCACCGCCGCCGACGGCGCCCCGCTGCCGCCCTGGCGACCCGGCGCCCACCTCGACCTGCGACTGCCCTCCGGGCGCACGCGCCAGTACAGCCTGTGCGGCGACCCGGCCGAGCGCCACTCCTACCGCATCGCCGTCCGCCGCCTTCCCGAGGGCGGCGGCGGCTCGGTCGAGGTCCACGCCACCCTGACGCCCGGCGCCCGCGTCACCGTCGCCGGGCCGCGCAACGCCTTCCCCTTCGCCGCCGAGGACCGCGTCCTGCTCCTGGCGGGCGGCATCGGCATCACCCCGATCCTGCCGATGGCCCGCGAAGCCGCCCGGCGCGGCCTGGACTGGCGGCTCGTCCACTGCGGACGGACGCGGGCCTCCCTCCCCTTCGCCGACGAACTCGCCGCGCTCGACGCCCGCCACCCCGGCCGGGTGCACGTGCGCACCGACGACGAGCACGGCCCGCCCGACGCCGCGCGGCTGCTCGCCGACGCGCCCCCCGGCGCCGCCGTCTACTGCTGCGGCCCCGGGCCGCTGCTCGACGCCGTCCGGGCCGCCTTCGACGCGTGCCCGGCCGGGGCCCTGCACGCCGAACGCTTCGCCGCACCGCCCGTCGTCGACGGCCGCCCGTTCTCCTTGCGCCTGCGCCGCAGCGGCACCGTCCTGCCCGTGCCCGCCGACCGCACCGCGCTCGACGTCCTGCGGGCGAACGACCCGGCCACGGCCTCCTCCTGCCGCCAGGGCTTCTGCGGCGTCTGCCGGGTGCGGGTGCTCGCCGGGCCGGTCGAGCACCGCGACCGGCGGCTCACACCCGCCGAACGCGCCGACGGCGACATGCTCGTGTGCGTCTCCCGCGCCCCCGAGGGCGCCTGCCTCGAACTGGACCTGTGA
- a CDS encoding alpha/beta fold hydrolase — protein MSVSPEDRDERVRRSTVSSGGVDLAVYAQGDPARPTVLLVHGYPDTHRVWDDVAADLAADHHVVRHDVRGAGASTAPRDRAAYRLPHLADDLFAVADAVSPDRPVHVLAHDWGSIQSWEAVTRPGAERRVATYTTLSGPCLDHVGHWTRHRLTHPTPRHLAQLLAQAAHSWYIYAFHLPLLAPAVWRLGLAARWRSVLHRVEGVPPRAGHPQSTLRDDAVRGIALYRANMLPRVVRPGYRPTQVPVQLVTLTRDHYVSPALAEGLEQWAPHLVRRSLDATHWSALLEQSATVADLVRRFAASPDAGSPTRAPGANGANGPSAP, from the coding sequence ATGAGCGTCTCCCCCGAGGACCGCGATGAGCGCGTACGCCGCAGCACCGTCAGCTCCGGCGGCGTCGACCTCGCCGTGTACGCGCAGGGCGACCCGGCCCGGCCCACCGTTCTCCTCGTGCACGGCTACCCCGACACGCACCGGGTGTGGGACGACGTCGCCGCCGACCTCGCCGCCGACCACCACGTCGTCCGCCACGACGTGCGCGGGGCCGGCGCCTCCACCGCCCCGCGCGACCGCGCCGCCTACCGGCTCCCGCACCTCGCCGACGACCTGTTCGCCGTCGCCGACGCCGTCAGCCCCGACCGTCCCGTGCACGTCCTCGCCCACGACTGGGGCTCCATCCAGAGCTGGGAGGCCGTCACCCGGCCCGGCGCGGAACGGCGCGTCGCCACCTACACGACGCTCTCCGGCCCCTGCCTCGACCACGTCGGCCACTGGACGCGCCACCGGCTCACCCACCCCACGCCCCGGCACCTCGCCCAACTCCTCGCGCAGGCCGCGCACTCCTGGTACATCTACGCCTTCCACCTGCCGCTGCTCGCGCCCGCCGTGTGGCGGCTCGGCCTCGCGGCCCGCTGGCGGTCGGTGCTGCACCGCGTCGAGGGCGTGCCGCCCCGCGCCGGGCACCCGCAGTCCACCCTGCGCGACGACGCCGTGCGCGGCATCGCCCTCTACCGCGCCAACATGCTGCCCCGCGTCGTCCGGCCCGGCTACCGGCCCACCCAGGTGCCCGTCCAACTCGTCACCCTCACCCGCGACCACTACGTCTCCCCCGCGCTCGCCGAGGGGCTGGAGCAGTGGGCGCCCCACCTCGTGCGTCGCTCCCTCGACGCCACCCACTGGTCGGCGCTGCTGGAGCAGAGCGCCACCGTCGCCGACCTCGTACGCCGCTTCGCCGCCTCCCCCGACGCCGGGTCGCCGACGCGAGCCCCCGGGGCGAACGGGGCGAACGGGCCGTCGGCGCCGTAA
- a CDS encoding peroxiredoxin family protein, with product MSRTPAPGTPAPDFELPGVVLDDGTAQRGTYRLSDQRGTPLVLVFYPGDNTPVCTKQLCAYTSELDAFRDLGATVWGISPQGLDSHEAFARTHGLALPLLADTDRAVSRSYGIALPGLGLRRSVFIVDADGNVHWKHVALAGLSFQTTDTLTTHLAALTTTDPR from the coding sequence ATGTCCAGGACCCCCGCGCCCGGCACACCCGCCCCCGACTTCGAACTCCCCGGCGTCGTGCTCGACGACGGCACCGCGCAGCGCGGCACGTACCGCCTCTCCGACCAGCGCGGCACCCCGCTCGTCCTCGTCTTCTACCCCGGCGACAACACCCCCGTCTGCACGAAGCAGCTCTGCGCCTACACCTCCGAGCTGGACGCCTTCCGCGACCTCGGCGCCACCGTGTGGGGCATCAGCCCGCAGGGCCTCGACAGCCACGAGGCGTTCGCTCGCACCCACGGCCTCGCCCTGCCGCTGCTGGCCGACACCGACCGCGCCGTCTCCCGCTCCTACGGAATCGCCCTCCCCGGCCTCGGTCTGCGCCGCTCGGTCTTCATCGTCGACGCCGACGGAAACGTCCACTGGAAGCACGTCGCCCTCGCCGGGCTCTCCTTCCAGACCACCGACACCCTCACCACCCACCTCGCCGCCCTCACCACCACCGACCCCCGGTAG
- a CDS encoding nitroreductase family protein — MHDPQEPPSGIHPLLAGRFSPSRFDPSAAVDDQALGLLLEAARWAPSAGNSQPWAFFTGRPGEPEHKRLLPHLAPSSARWATDAGLLLVTLTRRHVDDTRLLYSEFADYDLGQAVAHLTVQAQALGLAVHQFRAFDLEGLTEELAPDPGWAIVSMAAVGRAVGGPPEGRERHSVAHLRSGPWASSA; from the coding sequence GTGCACGATCCCCAGGAGCCGCCCAGCGGTATACACCCCCTGCTCGCCGGGCGTTTCAGCCCCTCCCGCTTCGACCCGTCGGCGGCCGTCGACGATCAGGCCCTCGGGCTGCTGCTGGAGGCCGCACGGTGGGCGCCGTCGGCGGGCAACTCCCAGCCGTGGGCCTTCTTCACCGGCAGGCCCGGGGAGCCGGAGCACAAACGGCTCCTCCCCCACCTCGCCCCCAGCTCCGCCCGGTGGGCGACGGACGCGGGCCTGCTCCTCGTCACGCTCACGCGCCGACACGTCGACGACACGCGTCTGCTGTACTCCGAGTTCGCGGACTACGACCTCGGCCAGGCCGTCGCCCACCTGACGGTCCAAGCGCAGGCCCTGGGGCTGGCCGTGCACCAGTTCCGCGCCTTCGACCTGGAGGGACTCACCGAGGAACTGGCGCCGGACCCGGGCTGGGCGATCGTCTCCATGGCCGCCGTGGGCCGGGCCGTCGGCGGCCCCCCGGAGGGACGCGAGCGGCACAGCGTCGCCCACCTCCGCTCCGGCCCCTGGGCATCCTCGGCGTAG
- a CDS encoding ATP-binding protein, translating to MDFRGRATDLGLLSSQAQAVASGTGATRGKALIMTGRRRVGKSRLAQEFCDRSELPYVVFQASRGRNPAAERTDFLRCLERSSLPGAPLVAGLEAGDWNSALRSLALAVPDDVPSVAVIDEVPWLVEQDPEFEGALQTAWDRHLSAKPVLLLLVGSDMSVMEALQTYGRPFFGRAAKMTVHPLNLADVQTRTGLDAAGSVDALLITGGFPEIVQSWRPGQTHEDFLREAFTQPLSPLLAAGELTLLGEFPETTRSRAVLEAIGSGERTFTAIATQAGGDSPLAAGTLSPVLKTLQAKRIITIEQPLGHTPDTKNKRYRVADPYLRFWLAFLHRALPLVERGRGDVALRRVLRSWTTWRDRAVEPLIRESLLRMLPDDSWPDTEAVGGWWNRRNNPEIDLVGADRSPVAGAVHFVGSVKWLDAQPFGRREYEALLRDAPAVPGATPDTPLVAVSRAGVDSTLPLAASWGPEDLVRAWRA from the coding sequence ATGGATTTTCGCGGGAGAGCTACTGACCTGGGCCTGCTCAGCAGCCAGGCACAGGCCGTCGCCAGCGGCACGGGCGCCACCCGGGGCAAAGCCCTGATCATGACCGGTCGGCGTCGCGTCGGGAAGTCCCGGCTCGCTCAGGAGTTCTGTGACCGCTCGGAGCTGCCGTACGTGGTGTTCCAGGCCAGTCGCGGCCGCAACCCCGCTGCCGAGCGCACCGACTTCCTCCGGTGCCTGGAGCGTTCGTCGCTCCCCGGAGCGCCGCTCGTCGCCGGTCTGGAGGCCGGGGACTGGAACAGCGCCCTGCGCTCCCTGGCCCTCGCCGTCCCCGACGACGTGCCCAGCGTCGCGGTGATCGACGAGGTTCCGTGGCTCGTCGAGCAGGACCCGGAGTTCGAGGGTGCCCTGCAAACCGCGTGGGACCGGCACCTGTCCGCCAAACCGGTCCTCCTGCTGCTCGTCGGCAGCGACATGTCGGTCATGGAGGCGCTGCAGACCTACGGGCGCCCCTTCTTCGGGCGTGCCGCGAAGATGACCGTGCATCCGTTGAACCTCGCCGACGTCCAGACGAGGACGGGCCTCGACGCGGCCGGTTCGGTCGACGCGCTCCTCATCACGGGCGGCTTCCCGGAGATCGTCCAGTCCTGGCGGCCCGGACAGACCCACGAGGACTTCCTCCGGGAGGCGTTCACGCAGCCGCTGTCCCCGCTCCTGGCCGCCGGGGAGCTGACGCTTCTGGGCGAGTTCCCCGAGACGACGCGCTCGCGCGCCGTGTTGGAGGCCATCGGCAGCGGCGAACGGACCTTCACCGCGATCGCCACCCAGGCCGGGGGCGACAGCCCGCTCGCGGCCGGCACCCTCTCCCCCGTTCTCAAAACGCTGCAGGCCAAACGCATCATCACCATCGAACAACCGCTGGGCCACACACCCGACACCAAGAACAAGCGGTACCGCGTCGCCGACCCCTACCTACGCTTCTGGCTCGCCTTCCTCCACCGCGCGCTGCCGCTCGTCGAACGCGGCCGGGGCGACGTGGCACTGCGACGCGTCCTGAGGTCCTGGACGACCTGGCGCGATCGGGCGGTCGAACCGTTGATCAGGGAATCCCTGCTGCGGATGCTGCCGGACGACAGTTGGCCGGACACCGAAGCCGTCGGCGGCTGGTGGAACCGCCGGAACAACCCGGAGATCGACCTCGTCGGCGCCGACCGCTCCCCGGTCGCGGGCGCGGTGCACTTCGTCGGCTCGGTGAAGTGGCTCGACGCGCAGCCCTTCGGACGCCGCGAGTACGAAGCCCTTCTCCGCGACGCGCCCGCCGTCCCCGGCGCCACTCCGGACACCCCGCTGGTGGCCGTCTCCCGCGCGGGTGTGGACAGCACCCTCCCGCTGGCCGCGTCCTGGGGCCCGGAGGACCTCGTTCGGGCATGGCGGGCCTGA
- a CDS encoding DUF397 domain-containing protein produces MEYRPDTLCVPAWFTSSYSQENGNNCVGVADFARQGAVGIRDSKDVARPALCVGAAGFTAFVRAVSDGTLHG; encoded by the coding sequence ATGGAGTACCGCCCCGACACCCTGTGCGTGCCCGCATGGTTCACGTCCTCCTACAGCCAGGAGAACGGCAACAACTGTGTCGGGGTCGCCGACTTCGCGCGGCAGGGAGCTGTCGGCATCCGGGATTCCAAGGACGTCGCCCGTCCCGCGCTGTGCGTGGGGGCCGCCGGATTCACCGCGTTCGTGCGGGCGGTGAGTGACGGCACCCTGCACGGCTGA
- a CDS encoding AIM24 family protein: MKSDIFASENMAQQATAPGMTLQNSKSVKYAVNGEMYARQGSMIAFRGNLQFERKGQGVGGMFKRAVTGEGLPLMVVRGQGEAWFAQEAANCFIIDLEQGDGLSVNGRNVLCFDASLSYEITMTKGVGIVGGGLFSSTFSGYGRLGVICEGTPIVIPVSPQLPVFVDTDAVVGWSRGLHTSLNRSQSFGSMIRGGSGEAVQLRLDGEGFVIVRPSEATPHKPTQN; encoded by the coding sequence ATGAAGAGTGACATTTTCGCCAGTGAGAACATGGCGCAGCAGGCCACCGCCCCGGGCATGACCCTCCAGAACTCCAAGTCGGTCAAGTACGCGGTCAACGGGGAGATGTACGCCCGGCAGGGCTCGATGATCGCCTTCCGGGGCAACCTCCAGTTCGAGCGCAAGGGCCAGGGCGTCGGGGGGATGTTCAAGCGTGCGGTCACCGGCGAGGGGCTGCCCCTGATGGTCGTGCGCGGGCAGGGGGAGGCGTGGTTCGCCCAGGAGGCCGCGAACTGCTTCATCATCGACCTCGAACAGGGCGACGGGCTGAGCGTCAACGGCCGCAACGTGCTGTGCTTCGACGCGAGCCTGTCCTACGAGATCACCATGACGAAGGGCGTCGGCATCGTCGGCGGCGGTCTCTTCAGCAGCACGTTCAGCGGCTACGGCCGGCTGGGCGTGATCTGCGAGGGCACCCCCATCGTCATCCCCGTGAGCCCGCAGCTCCCGGTGTTCGTCGACACCGACGCCGTCGTCGGCTGGAGTCGGGGGCTGCACACCTCGCTGAACCGCTCGCAGTCCTTCGGCTCGATGATCCGCGGCGGTTCCGGCGAGGCGGTGCAACTCCGTCTGGACGGCGAGGGCTTCGTCATCGTCCGGCCCAGCGAGGCCACGCCGCACAAGCCGACGCAGAACTGA
- a CDS encoding peptidyl-tRNA hydrolase, whose translation MSLFIPASFPAPRLTPGGARRSGYPGAVISERDAAPQFVLPLVVRIEKAAPPARTDALETAARAVLALLGDERSTGDGAWAEPVRAWQDGRIRKVVRRARGAEWRRAGALPGITVTGDRAEVRVYPPVPLDGWPKELAKLQVSGTDLDDPEPVPPPPDDGTPVLWLNPELEMSAGKAMAQAGHGAHLAWLRLSPADRAAWHAAGFPLAVRTAGPAGWPTLVTAGLPVVRDAGFTEIAPGSPTVVSDHPALRP comes from the coding sequence ATGTCACTCTTCATACCGGCATCCTTCCCGGCGCCCCGGCTCACACCAGGCGGTGCGCGGAGGTCGGGCTACCCTGGCGCGGTGATCAGTGAGCGTGACGCGGCACCGCAGTTCGTGCTGCCGCTGGTGGTCCGCATCGAGAAGGCCGCACCGCCGGCCCGTACCGACGCCCTGGAGACCGCCGCACGGGCCGTGCTCGCGCTGCTCGGCGACGAGCGGTCCACCGGCGACGGCGCATGGGCCGAGCCCGTCCGCGCCTGGCAGGACGGCCGCATCCGCAAGGTCGTCCGGCGGGCGCGCGGCGCGGAGTGGCGCCGGGCCGGCGCGCTGCCGGGGATCACCGTCACCGGGGACCGCGCCGAGGTGCGCGTCTACCCGCCGGTGCCGCTCGACGGCTGGCCGAAGGAGCTGGCCAAGCTCCAGGTCTCCGGGACCGATCTCGACGACCCGGAGCCCGTCCCCCCGCCGCCCGACGACGGGACCCCCGTCCTGTGGCTCAACCCGGAGCTGGAGATGTCCGCCGGGAAGGCCATGGCCCAGGCCGGCCACGGCGCGCACCTCGCCTGGCTCCGCCTCTCCCCGGCCGACCGCGCCGCCTGGCACGCCGCCGGTTTCCCTCTCGCCGTCCGCACCGCCGGCCCGGCCGGCTGGCCCACCCTCGTCACGGCCGGACTCCCCGTCGTCCGCGACGCCGGGTTCACCGAGATCGCCCCCGGCTCCCCCACCGTCGTCTCCGACCACCCCGCCCTGCGCCCGTAA
- a CDS encoding amylo-alpha-1,6-glucosidase yields MDTTVKPQDINGPFTAASSATGGLQPFLHDAVVTLHAPSLVISRADGQLSGAADGFYHGDRRALSQLTVTAEDIALAPVQGGLRGADRAGFRAVLRGLGEVTPDPAVTLHRRRSTSDGRLEEILDVTNAGGEHVRFRLTVGAGTDLATMDQVKSGHVAPEAPADVADGNSSELAWSGDDFAVRLTAEPAPDVLRVPTGELSYDVDLGPGASWSVTLTCTAAHTGGDQFPAPPVRQPPWAVPTLRSADRRLDQWLQQSLADLDRLRLTDPRSPDPDRPDQFLAAGAPWFLTLFGRDALWAARMLLPLGTDLAAGTLRTLARRQGAVTDPATEEQPGKILHEVRRATLRIADRLSLPPVYYGTVDATPLWITLLHDAWRWGMAPTRVEELLPHAEAALAWMREAAAADGFLKYVDQTGHGLSNQGWKDSDDAIRYSDGRRAHAPIALCEVQAYAYEAARAGAALLRAFGRPGADDWECWADRLATRFRERFWVTDAKGPYPAVALDGDGRPVDSVTSGFGHLLGTGLLDPQESALLAARLTGPDLDAGHGLRTLSSEAVGYNPFGYHVGSIWPHDTAIAVHGLTKAGFPDAAASLADGLLAASAAFDARLPELLAGHGAEAGPGPAPYPASCRPQAWAATASVLVLRAALGLEADVPAGTLTVAPTFARNYGPLTVGGLRVGGDRLDVTVAADGAVQVTTPGTLAVHRD; encoded by the coding sequence TTGGACACCACTGTCAAGCCCCAGGACATCAACGGTCCGTTCACGGCCGCCTCCTCCGCGACCGGCGGCCTGCAGCCGTTCCTGCATGACGCGGTCGTCACCCTGCACGCGCCCAGCCTCGTGATCTCACGGGCGGACGGGCAGCTCAGCGGGGCTGCGGACGGCTTCTACCACGGCGACCGCAGGGCACTCTCCCAACTGACCGTCACGGCCGAGGACATCGCCCTGGCCCCGGTCCAGGGCGGGCTGCGCGGCGCGGACCGCGCCGGCTTCCGGGCTGTCCTGCGAGGGCTCGGCGAGGTCACACCGGACCCGGCCGTCACCCTGCACCGCCGCCGCAGCACGTCCGACGGCCGCCTCGAGGAGATCCTCGACGTCACCAACGCGGGCGGCGAGCACGTCCGCTTCCGGCTGACGGTCGGCGCCGGCACGGACCTCGCCACCATGGACCAGGTCAAGTCGGGCCACGTGGCACCGGAGGCACCGGCGGACGTCGCCGACGGGAACAGCAGCGAACTCGCCTGGTCCGGCGACGACTTCGCCGTACGCCTGACGGCCGAGCCCGCGCCGGACGTGCTCCGGGTGCCGACGGGCGAGCTGTCGTACGACGTCGACCTGGGGCCCGGCGCCTCGTGGAGCGTGACGCTGACCTGCACGGCGGCACACACCGGCGGCGACCAGTTCCCGGCCCCGCCCGTGCGACAACCGCCGTGGGCCGTCCCCACGTTGCGCAGCGCGGACCGCCGCCTCGACCAGTGGCTTCAGCAGTCCCTGGCCGACCTGGACCGGCTGCGCCTGACCGACCCCCGATCACCCGACCCGGACCGCCCGGACCAGTTCCTGGCCGCCGGCGCACCCTGGTTCCTCACCCTCTTCGGCCGCGACGCGCTCTGGGCCGCACGCATGCTCCTCCCGCTCGGCACCGACCTCGCCGCCGGAACCCTACGCACCCTCGCCCGCCGTCAGGGCGCCGTCACCGACCCGGCCACGGAGGAACAGCCCGGCAAGATCCTCCACGAGGTGCGCCGCGCCACCCTCCGGATCGCCGACCGGCTCTCCCTCCCGCCGGTGTACTACGGCACGGTCGACGCCACCCCCCTGTGGATCACCCTGCTCCACGACGCCTGGCGCTGGGGCATGGCCCCGACCCGGGTCGAGGAACTCCTGCCGCACGCCGAGGCGGCCCTCGCCTGGATGCGCGAGGCGGCAGCCGCCGACGGGTTCCTCAAGTACGTCGACCAGACCGGCCACGGCCTGTCCAACCAGGGTTGGAAGGACTCCGACGACGCCATCCGCTACAGCGACGGCCGCCGTGCCCACGCACCGATCGCCCTGTGCGAGGTGCAGGCGTACGCCTACGAGGCGGCCCGCGCCGGAGCGGCCCTGCTGCGCGCGTTCGGACGTCCGGGAGCGGACGACTGGGAGTGCTGGGCGGACCGACTCGCCACCCGCTTCCGCGAGCGCTTCTGGGTGACGGACGCGAAGGGCCCGTACCCCGCGGTCGCGCTGGACGGCGACGGCCGGCCGGTCGACTCCGTCACCTCCGGCTTCGGCCACCTCCTGGGCACCGGCCTGCTGGACCCGCAGGAGAGCGCACTGCTGGCCGCCCGCCTCACCGGTCCCGACCTCGACGCGGGACACGGCCTGCGCACACTGAGCAGCGAAGCGGTGGGCTACAACCCCTTCGGCTACCACGTCGGCTCGATCTGGCCGCACGACACCGCCATCGCCGTCCACGGCCTGACGAAGGCGGGCTTCCCGGACGCCGCGGCGTCGCTGGCGGACGGACTGCTCGCGGCATCGGCGGCATTCGACGCCCGGCTGCCCGAACTCCTCGCGGGCCACGGCGCCGAGGCGGGCCCCGGCCCCGCGCCCTATCCGGCGTCCTGCCGCCCCCAGGCCTGGGCGGCCACCGCCTCGGTCCTCGTACTCCGGGCGGCACTCGGTCTGGAAGCCGACGTCCCGGCCGGCACGCTCACCGTGGCCCCCACCTTCGCCCGGAACTACGGTCCGCTGACCGTGGGCGGGCTCCGGGTGGGCGGGGACCGGTTGGACGTCACCGTGGCAGCGGACGGGGCGGTCCAGGTGACCACGCCCGGGACGCTGGCCGTACACCGTGACTGA